A single Actinomadura algeriensis DNA region contains:
- a CDS encoding DUF4132 domain-containing protein: MTGENALTMPDAWLDALHPRRDRPHVPEPPAPGPSRIGEARSRVDAARDEIEELLGASGTGPEIADAARAHLRGDANPLGAAAIAIALDDAQRDPLFAEAWLAEHGAVFAATAFTAAGGIEVAWKSLRPLDPGTRLHFRIDRGAAKLLRAHLAAAPGDVYAAAVEGIGAHRGHHLQKLIAAYLAPTCEDWVDDLCAFPDRASGLYTYQRWLVFCALGRPDQITALPFDVFEQRLDVVATLVDGVGPAPVVPLLERAVDAGETTGDHFRDLVGMLAELPVDAAFRAVADRTRHPAVRPVALAASRRFPARALRQLPESTAPRAAELLAAHVRTHPGLAEETLPALPEGARTAVRAILDATARVPDATDLPPLLVEPPWTRRRAAAKPVVIEGLPSPGARTIEWAPGERAEWAREPARWRSGGDDDFDYAAAAERFKAGNCGQYAQDRLLVKGPEELVLPLLDGWKPREIWSVNDWLPPLLARFGTVVHDPVLSAVRRDPRGFAKYLMPLVSDEIARDMAGWLRLKRTYPAARAWFDRHGHAAAPALIPDALGAAGPGRRDAEAALRLIAVRHGRAPIVEAARVHGAEATAGIEALLAADPLDDLPKRIPPLGWIDVRVLPRLLLRDGTRALPDGAVRHVLTMLAMSTPDDVYAGVRTVRELCDPASLAEFGWALFRWWEMCGVPAKEGWALTQLALTGDDETVRRLTPVIRAWPGEGGHVRAVTGLDVLAAIGTETALTHLYSISQRVRFKGVRTRAQEKIEGLAAELGLTGDELADRLVPDFGLDASGTLTLDYGPRRFVIGFDEALRPTIADADGTPRKSLPKPGAKDDPDLAPAAHKRFAALKKDVRTVASDQLTRFENAMVSGRRRQVTGFREFLVAHPLVGHLVRRLVWLADDDDGDGPAFRVAEDGTFADVNDETITLPAAARVRVAHPVHLGGAVQGWSEVFADYEILQPFEQLARPIHMLTPQERDGGRLARFEGAKVAVGDLLGLVRRGWERGTPMDAGHENLISRELAPDRHLVVSLDPGMLVGEPDAFDDEQTLADVRLADHIDGYHLRGTPSLRLGDLDPAVVSEALADLVRLTGPARGTER, translated from the coding sequence ATGACCGGCGAGAACGCACTCACCATGCCGGACGCCTGGCTGGACGCGCTGCACCCGCGCCGCGACCGCCCGCACGTTCCGGAGCCGCCCGCGCCCGGCCCGTCCCGGATCGGCGAGGCCCGCTCCCGCGTGGACGCCGCCCGCGACGAGATCGAGGAACTCCTCGGGGCGTCCGGCACCGGCCCGGAGATCGCGGACGCCGCCCGCGCCCACCTGCGGGGCGACGCGAACCCGCTCGGCGCCGCGGCGATCGCGATCGCGCTGGACGACGCGCAGCGGGACCCGCTGTTCGCCGAGGCATGGCTCGCCGAGCACGGCGCCGTGTTCGCGGCGACCGCGTTCACGGCGGCGGGCGGCATCGAGGTGGCGTGGAAGAGCCTCCGGCCGCTCGACCCGGGCACGCGGCTGCACTTCCGGATCGACCGCGGCGCCGCGAAGCTGCTGCGCGCCCACCTGGCCGCCGCGCCCGGCGACGTGTACGCCGCCGCCGTCGAGGGGATCGGCGCGCACCGCGGCCACCATCTGCAGAAGCTCATCGCCGCCTACCTCGCGCCGACCTGCGAGGACTGGGTGGACGACCTGTGCGCGTTCCCGGACCGCGCCTCCGGTCTGTACACCTACCAGCGGTGGCTGGTGTTCTGCGCGCTCGGCCGCCCCGACCAGATCACGGCCCTGCCGTTCGACGTCTTCGAGCAGCGGCTCGACGTCGTCGCGACGCTGGTCGACGGCGTCGGGCCCGCGCCCGTCGTGCCGCTCCTGGAGCGGGCCGTGGACGCCGGCGAGACCACGGGCGACCACTTCCGCGACCTGGTCGGCATGCTCGCCGAACTGCCCGTGGACGCCGCGTTCCGGGCGGTCGCCGACCGGACGCGGCACCCGGCCGTCCGGCCCGTGGCGCTGGCGGCGTCCCGCCGCTTCCCGGCCCGCGCGCTGCGGCAGTTGCCGGAGTCGACGGCCCCGCGCGCCGCCGAACTGCTCGCCGCGCACGTCCGCACCCATCCCGGCCTCGCCGAGGAGACGCTGCCCGCGCTCCCCGAAGGGGCCCGGACGGCCGTGCGGGCGATCCTCGACGCGACCGCGCGCGTCCCGGACGCCACGGACCTGCCGCCCCTCCTGGTCGAGCCGCCGTGGACCCGCCGCCGCGCCGCCGCGAAGCCCGTCGTCATCGAGGGTCTGCCGTCCCCCGGTGCCCGGACGATCGAGTGGGCGCCCGGCGAGCGCGCGGAGTGGGCGCGCGAGCCCGCCCGATGGCGGTCCGGCGGGGACGACGACTTCGACTACGCCGCCGCCGCCGAACGGTTCAAGGCGGGGAACTGCGGCCAGTACGCGCAGGACCGGCTCCTCGTGAAGGGCCCGGAGGAGCTGGTGCTGCCGCTGCTGGACGGCTGGAAGCCGCGGGAGATCTGGAGCGTGAACGACTGGCTCCCGCCCCTCCTCGCGCGCTTCGGGACGGTCGTGCACGACCCCGTCCTGTCCGCCGTCCGCCGCGACCCGCGGGGCTTCGCGAAGTACCTGATGCCCCTGGTCAGCGACGAGATCGCGCGCGACATGGCCGGCTGGCTCCGGTTGAAGCGGACGTACCCGGCGGCCCGCGCCTGGTTCGACCGGCACGGCCACGCCGCGGCCCCCGCGCTGATCCCGGACGCGCTCGGCGCGGCGGGTCCCGGCCGCCGCGACGCCGAGGCCGCTCTCCGCCTCATCGCCGTCCGGCACGGCCGCGCTCCGATCGTCGAGGCCGCGCGCGTCCACGGCGCCGAGGCGACGGCCGGGATCGAGGCGCTGCTGGCGGCCGACCCCCTCGACGACCTCCCGAAAAGGATCCCGCCGCTCGGCTGGATCGACGTTCGGGTGCTGCCGCGGCTGCTCCTGCGCGACGGGACGCGCGCCCTGCCGGACGGCGCCGTCCGGCACGTCCTGACGATGCTGGCGATGTCGACCCCGGACGACGTGTACGCGGGCGTGCGGACCGTCCGCGAGCTGTGCGATCCGGCGTCCCTCGCCGAGTTCGGCTGGGCGCTGTTCCGCTGGTGGGAGATGTGCGGCGTGCCCGCGAAGGAGGGCTGGGCGCTCACCCAGCTCGCGCTGACCGGCGACGACGAGACGGTCCGCCGCCTCACGCCGGTGATCCGGGCGTGGCCGGGGGAGGGCGGCCACGTCAGGGCGGTGACCGGCCTGGACGTCCTCGCCGCGATCGGCACCGAGACCGCCCTGACGCATCTGTACTCGATCTCCCAGCGGGTGAGGTTCAAGGGGGTGCGGACCCGCGCGCAGGAGAAGATCGAGGGGCTCGCCGCCGAACTGGGACTGACCGGCGACGAGCTCGCGGACCGGCTCGTCCCGGACTTCGGCCTGGACGCGTCCGGCACGCTCACCCTCGACTACGGTCCGCGCCGGTTCGTGATCGGGTTCGACGAGGCGCTCCGCCCGACGATCGCCGACGCGGACGGCACGCCCCGCAAGTCCCTCCCGAAGCCGGGTGCCAAGGACGACCCGGACCTGGCCCCCGCCGCCCACAAGCGGTTCGCGGCCCTGAAGAAGGACGTGCGCACGGTCGCGTCCGACCAGCTCACCCGCTTCGAGAACGCCATGGTCTCCGGCCGCCGCCGGCAGGTGACCGGCTTCCGCGAGTTCCTCGTCGCGCATCCCCTGGTCGGCCACCTGGTCCGCCGCCTGGTGTGGCTGGCCGACGACGACGACGGCGACGGCCCGGCGTTCCGGGTGGCCGAGGACGGGACGTTCGCGGACGTCAACGACGAAACGATCACCCTCCCGGCCGCCGCCCGCGTCCGCGTCGCCCACCCCGTGCATCTGGGCGGCGCGGTGCAGGGGTGGTCGGAGGTGTTCGCCGACTACGAGATCTTGCAACCGTTCGAGCAGCTCGCACGTCCGATCCACATGCTGACCCCGCAGGAACGCGACGGCGGACGCCTCGCCCGGTTCGAGGGCGCGAAGGTCGCGGTCGGTGACCTGCTCGGACTCGTCCGGCGCGGCTGGGAGCGCGGCACGCCGATGGACGCGGGCCACGAGAACCTCATCTCCCGCGAGCTGGCCCCGGACCGCCATCTGGTGGTCTCCCTCGACCCCGGCATGCTCGTCGGAGAGCCGGACGCGTTCGACGACGAGCAGACCCTCGCCGACGTCCGGCTCGCCGACCACATCGACGGCTACCATCTCCGCGGGACGCCGTCCCTCCGCCTCGGCGACCTCGACCCCGCCGTCGTCTCCGAGGCCCTCGCCGACCTCGTCCGCCTGACCGGCCCGGCGCGGGGAACGGAACGGTGA
- a CDS encoding DUF4132 domain-containing protein, protein MTDENALTMPDAWLDVLHPRRDRAHVPEPPAPGADAPERVRRMVDAVRDDIEIVLDLPGTAPDLAAAARAHLGGEPDPVGAAVLAHVAGPLDKQTEQPVQDPEVLFFEALVAEHGVAFAAHAYTELAGIVQASPAHNGVYGARHRPTVAMYPAWGFTKDLARSLRARLAAAPGDVYADAAERLDGARRHDWQRALAAYLMPTREDWVEDLCANTPGLPERFAHAQEWLVFCALGGPHQLAAMGRRAARTYERDVVATLVDGLGPEAVVPLLAGVLDDRHGDRVALEFLGALPVDEAFQALVARIGRPAVRAAVLSAAGRFPARAARLLPASSARLAADVLSEHVRAHPAVAEEAARHLPAGQRAKVRAALDRLPPAADLPPLLAEPPWTRVRPKAKPAVLKNLRAPEARAVAWAPGERDDWAAGLPARWVSAARRIDAEEAVKVVEGTSRWAYGEEGLLLGGPEDLARPLLVSWEPTWMWQVREWLPALVARWELDARDLVLRVARRDPAGLGRYALPLLTDEIARTMADWLVRLKTAGKTARAWFRRHGAAAAPSLVPDALGKAGPARRAAEHALRHLAEQEGPDAVVAAARVHGDEAAAGVEALLAADPLDALPAKMPAVDWVDLRLLPQILLRDRTHALPDGAVRHVVTMLAMSKPGDVYAGVRIVRELCDPASLAEFGWALFRHWEFTGARPKENWPLTQLALTGDDETVRRLTPVIRAWPGEGGHAKAVTGLDVLTAIGTDTALIHLYSISQRVKFKGLKARAQEKIEELAAELELAPEQLADRLVPDFGLDASGTLTLDYGPRRFVIGFDELLRPTVADADGTPRKSLPKPGANDDPDLAPAAAKRFAALKKDVRTVASDQIGRLESAMLARRRWPVAEFREFLVAHPLVGHLVRRLVWLADDGDGDGDGGGGAAFRVAEDGTFADASDDAITLPGTAHVRVAHPVHLGDEVKAWSELFADYEILQPFEQLQRTVHTLAPGEREGGRLARFEGRAVEVAGLLGLTRRGWERGAPMEVGLEKWISRPVSRDRHLVLSLEPGFPVYDPYEQAGQILADVRLAHHPHEYGKGAGEPDLRLGDLDPVTVSEMLADLTALTSAEDATTR, encoded by the coding sequence ATGACCGACGAGAACGCGCTCACCATGCCGGATGCCTGGCTGGACGTGCTGCATCCGCGCCGCGACCGCGCGCACGTCCCGGAGCCGCCCGCGCCCGGCGCGGACGCACCCGAGCGCGTGCGCCGCATGGTGGACGCCGTCCGCGACGACATCGAGATCGTCCTCGACCTCCCGGGCACCGCGCCCGACCTGGCCGCGGCCGCCCGCGCCCACCTCGGCGGCGAGCCGGACCCGGTCGGGGCCGCGGTGCTCGCGCACGTCGCGGGCCCGCTGGACAAGCAGACGGAGCAGCCGGTCCAGGACCCGGAGGTGCTGTTCTTCGAGGCCCTCGTCGCCGAGCACGGCGTCGCGTTCGCCGCCCACGCCTACACGGAACTGGCCGGGATCGTGCAGGCGTCTCCGGCGCACAACGGCGTGTACGGCGCCCGCCATCGGCCGACCGTCGCGATGTACCCCGCCTGGGGCTTCACGAAGGACCTCGCCCGGTCGCTGCGCGCGCGTCTCGCCGCCGCCCCCGGCGACGTGTACGCCGACGCCGCCGAGCGGCTGGACGGCGCGCGCCGGCACGACTGGCAGCGGGCGCTCGCCGCGTACCTCATGCCGACCCGCGAGGACTGGGTCGAGGATCTGTGCGCGAACACCCCCGGCCTGCCGGAGCGCTTCGCCCACGCGCAGGAATGGCTGGTGTTCTGTGCGCTCGGCGGGCCGCACCAGCTCGCCGCGATGGGGCGGCGGGCGGCCCGGACCTACGAGCGCGACGTCGTCGCGACGCTGGTCGACGGGCTCGGGCCCGAGGCCGTCGTGCCGCTGCTGGCGGGCGTTCTGGACGACCGCCACGGCGACCGGGTCGCCCTCGAGTTCCTCGGCGCGCTGCCCGTGGACGAGGCGTTCCAGGCGCTCGTCGCCCGGATCGGCCGCCCCGCGGTCCGTGCCGCCGTGCTCTCCGCCGCCGGGCGGTTCCCGGCCCGGGCGGCGCGGCTCCTTCCGGCGTCCTCGGCGCGACTGGCGGCGGACGTGCTGTCCGAGCACGTCCGCGCGCACCCGGCCGTCGCCGAGGAGGCCGCCCGGCACCTCCCGGCCGGGCAGCGGGCGAAGGTCCGGGCCGCGCTGGACCGCCTTCCCCCGGCCGCCGACCTGCCGCCGCTGCTGGCCGAGCCGCCGTGGACGCGCGTCCGGCCCAAGGCGAAGCCGGCCGTCCTCAAGAACCTGCGCGCCCCGGAGGCCCGCGCGGTCGCGTGGGCGCCCGGCGAGCGCGACGACTGGGCCGCGGGGCTGCCCGCGCGGTGGGTCTCCGCGGCCCGGCGGATCGACGCGGAGGAGGCCGTGAAGGTCGTGGAGGGAACCAGCCGCTGGGCGTACGGCGAAGAGGGGCTGCTGCTCGGCGGCCCCGAGGATCTCGCGCGCCCGTTGCTCGTGAGCTGGGAACCCACCTGGATGTGGCAGGTCCGCGAGTGGCTGCCGGCGCTCGTGGCCCGCTGGGAGCTGGACGCCCGCGATCTCGTCCTGCGCGTCGCCCGCCGCGATCCGGCCGGTCTCGGGCGGTACGCGCTGCCGCTGCTCACCGATGAGATCGCGCGGACGATGGCGGACTGGCTCGTCCGCCTCAAGACCGCAGGGAAGACGGCCCGCGCGTGGTTCCGCCGCCACGGCGCGGCCGCCGCGCCCTCGCTCGTCCCGGACGCGCTCGGGAAGGCGGGCCCGGCGCGCCGCGCCGCCGAGCACGCCCTGCGGCACCTCGCCGAGCAGGAGGGGCCGGACGCGGTCGTGGCGGCGGCGCGCGTGCACGGCGACGAGGCCGCCGCCGGGGTCGAGGCCCTGCTCGCCGCCGACCCGCTCGACGCGCTGCCCGCGAAGATGCCGGCCGTCGACTGGGTCGACCTGCGTCTCCTCCCGCAGATCCTGCTGCGCGACCGGACGCACGCGCTCCCGGACGGCGCCGTCCGGCACGTCGTGACGATGCTGGCGATGTCGAAGCCCGGCGACGTGTACGCCGGTGTGCGGATCGTCCGGGAACTGTGCGACCCGGCGTCGCTCGCCGAGTTCGGCTGGGCGCTGTTCCGGCATTGGGAGTTCACCGGGGCGCGGCCCAAGGAGAACTGGCCGCTGACCCAGCTCGCGCTGACGGGCGACGACGAGACGGTCCGGCGGCTCACGCCGGTGATCCGGGCGTGGCCGGGGGAGGGCGGCCACGCCAAGGCCGTGACCGGCCTGGACGTGCTCACCGCGATCGGCACCGACACCGCCCTGATCCACCTGTACTCGATCTCGCAGCGGGTGAAGTTCAAGGGCCTCAAGGCCCGCGCGCAGGAGAAGATCGAGGAGCTGGCGGCCGAACTCGAACTGGCCCCCGAGCAGCTCGCGGACCGGCTCGTCCCGGACTTCGGGCTGGACGCGTCCGGCACGCTCACCCTCGACTACGGCCCGCGCCGGTTCGTGATCGGGTTCGACGAGCTGCTGCGCCCGACCGTCGCCGACGCGGACGGCACGCCCCGCAAGTCCCTCCCGAAGCCGGGCGCGAACGACGACCCGGACCTCGCCCCCGCCGCCGCGAAACGCTTCGCGGCGCTCAAGAAGGACGTCCGGACGGTCGCGTCCGACCAGATCGGCCGCCTGGAGTCGGCCATGCTCGCGCGGCGCCGGTGGCCGGTCGCCGAGTTCCGCGAGTTCCTCGTCGCGCATCCCCTCGTCGGGCACCTGGTGCGCCGCCTGGTGTGGCTGGCCGACGACGGCGACGGCGACGGCGACGGCGGCGGCGGCGCGGCGTTCCGCGTGGCCGAGGACGGCACGTTCGCCGACGCGTCCGACGACGCGATCACCCTCCCCGGCACCGCGCACGTGCGCGTCGCGCACCCCGTTCACCTCGGCGACGAGGTGAAGGCGTGGTCGGAGCTGTTCGCCGACTACGAGATCCTGCAGCCGTTCGAGCAGCTCCAGCGGACCGTCCACACCCTCGCTCCCGGCGAGCGCGAGGGCGGGCGGCTGGCCCGTTTCGAGGGCCGCGCGGTGGAGGTCGCCGGCCTGCTCGGCCTGACCCGGCGCGGCTGGGAGCGCGGAGCGCCGATGGAGGTCGGCCTCGAGAAGTGGATCTCCCGCCCGGTCTCCCGCGACCGCCACCTGGTGCTGTCCCTCGAGCCCGGTTTCCCCGTCTACGACCCGTACGAGCAGGCCGGCCAGATCCTCGCCGACGTCCGGCTCGCCCACCATCCGCACGAGTACGGGAAGGGCGCCGGCGAGCCGGACCTCCGTCTCGGCGATCTCGACCCCGTCACCGTCTCCGAGATGCTCGCCGACCTGACCGCGCTGACCTCCGCCGAAGACGCGACGACCCGATGA
- a CDS encoding DUF4132 domain-containing protein translates to MTDENTLVMPPAWRRARHPRRDRPGAPKSPPVDRAAPANLRAHADAARADIERIVALPGTDAAAADAVRAHLRGAPDPLGAAVIAHLIVPLRSLYWPRANDLFVDAWIAEHGVAFAARACADLNGYRTDHTSARSRHWTGVRSRRPDETHTAFWGNRDALRRVRTHLAAAPGDVYADAVDGLAARRGHLVQRLVTAYLAPTRHDWVDDLCASGGATTVDPYERWMLFCALGRPHQPAALVLPLGDHDRDLEVIASLVDGVGAEAALPMLIEALDATPDWNTHTVRRLLGVLGHLPLDGAFRAIADRLGRAGAELELQSAARRSPARAMRLLPGPSELLTAHVRARPDLAEAVLPTLPAEAREPIRAILADDSRLPAARDLPPPLTDAPRPRGRAKVPAVPDWADPHLLPQLVLRDGAQALPAEAVAHVLAMLAMSKPDDAHAGVRAVRDLCTPDSVAEFGWALFLRWRRAGDPSGHGWAFTQLALTGGDETVRRLTPVIRAWPGEAGHAKAVRGLDVLAAIGTGTALTHLHSISQRVRYRGLKNRARAKMAEVAAGLGLSADELADRLVPDFGLDADGALILDYGPRRFTVGFDERLVPFVRDASGEPRKSLPKPAAKDDPELAPAAHKRFAALKKDVRTVAADQARRLETAMVTRRRWPAAEWRELLAGHPLLRHLVRRLVWQVLDDAGGGDGPAFRVAEDGTFADAADETVTLPDAAHVRVPHPIDLGPVLPAWTEVFADYAIAQPFPQLARPVHALTAGERASDRLARFEGVRVPAGAVAGLLNRGWERGDMGDAGIHDWFSRRLPGGRGLMLGFEPGIAVSMPLDGRFLTLSGVSLNGRFGDLDAVLVSELLTDLLHLTAPTNGTPR, encoded by the coding sequence ATGACCGACGAGAACACGCTCGTCATGCCGCCCGCGTGGCGCCGCGCCCGGCATCCGCGCCGCGACCGCCCCGGTGCGCCGAAGTCCCCGCCGGTCGACCGGGCGGCGCCCGCGAACCTGCGGGCGCACGCGGACGCCGCCCGCGCCGACATCGAGCGGATCGTCGCGCTCCCCGGCACCGACGCGGCGGCCGCCGATGCCGTCCGCGCGCACCTGCGCGGCGCCCCGGACCCGCTCGGCGCGGCGGTGATCGCGCATCTGATCGTCCCGCTGCGGTCGTTGTACTGGCCCCGGGCGAACGACCTGTTCGTCGACGCGTGGATCGCCGAGCACGGCGTCGCGTTCGCCGCCCGCGCCTGCGCGGACCTGAACGGGTACCGCACCGATCACACATCCGCCCGCAGCCGGCACTGGACGGGCGTGCGGTCCCGCCGCCCGGACGAGACGCACACCGCGTTCTGGGGGAACCGCGACGCCCTCCGGCGGGTGCGCACCCACCTGGCGGCGGCCCCCGGCGACGTGTACGCCGACGCCGTCGACGGGCTAGCCGCACGGCGCGGGCACCTCGTCCAGCGGCTCGTGACCGCCTACCTCGCGCCGACCCGCCACGACTGGGTCGACGACCTGTGCGCCTCCGGCGGGGCCACGACGGTCGACCCGTACGAGCGGTGGATGCTGTTCTGCGCGCTGGGCCGCCCGCACCAGCCCGCCGCGCTCGTCCTCCCGCTCGGCGACCACGACCGCGACCTCGAGGTGATCGCGTCGCTGGTCGACGGGGTCGGCGCCGAGGCGGCCCTCCCGATGCTGATCGAGGCCCTGGACGCCACGCCGGACTGGAACACCCACACCGTCCGGCGCCTCCTCGGCGTCCTCGGCCACCTGCCCCTGGACGGCGCGTTCCGGGCGATCGCCGACCGGCTCGGCCGCGCGGGCGCCGAACTCGAACTGCAGTCCGCCGCCCGCCGGTCCCCGGCCCGCGCGATGCGGCTGCTGCCCGGCCCGTCCGAACTGCTGACCGCGCACGTCCGGGCCCGCCCGGACCTCGCCGAGGCCGTGCTCCCGACCCTGCCCGCCGAGGCGCGGGAGCCGATCCGGGCGATCCTCGCCGACGACTCCCGGCTGCCCGCCGCCCGCGACCTGCCGCCGCCGCTGACGGACGCGCCGCGCCCGCGCGGGAGGGCGAAGGTCCCGGCCGTCCCCGACTGGGCGGACCCGCACCTCCTGCCGCAGCTCGTCCTGCGCGACGGCGCGCAGGCCCTCCCGGCGGAGGCCGTCGCCCACGTCCTGGCCATGCTGGCGATGTCGAAGCCGGACGACGCCCACGCGGGCGTGCGGGCCGTCCGCGACCTGTGCACCCCGGATTCGGTCGCCGAGTTCGGCTGGGCGCTGTTCCTGCGCTGGCGGCGCGCCGGTGACCCGAGCGGGCACGGCTGGGCGTTCACGCAGCTCGCGCTGACCGGCGGCGACGAGACGGTCCGGCGGCTCACGCCGGTGATCCGGGCGTGGCCGGGGGAGGCCGGGCACGCGAAGGCCGTGCGGGGACTGGACGTCCTCGCCGCGATCGGCACCGGCACCGCCCTGACGCATCTGCATTCGATCTCGCAGCGGGTGAGGTACCGGGGGCTGAAGAACCGGGCCCGCGCGAAGATGGCGGAGGTCGCGGCCGGTCTCGGACTGTCCGCCGACGAGCTCGCGGACCGGCTCGTCCCCGACTTCGGGCTGGACGCGGACGGGGCCCTCATCCTCGACTACGGCCCGCGCCGGTTCACGGTCGGGTTCGACGAGCGGCTCGTCCCGTTCGTCCGTGACGCATCCGGCGAGCCGCGCAAGTCCCTCCCCAAGCCCGCCGCCAAGGACGACCCGGAACTGGCGCCCGCCGCCCACAAGCGGTTCGCGGCCCTGAAGAAGGACGTCCGGACGGTCGCGGCCGACCAGGCCCGCCGTCTCGAGACCGCGATGGTGACGCGGCGCCGGTGGCCCGCCGCCGAGTGGCGCGAACTGCTCGCGGGGCATCCGCTGCTCCGCCACCTCGTGCGCCGTCTGGTCTGGCAGGTCCTCGACGATGCGGGCGGCGGCGACGGCCCGGCGTTCCGTGTGGCCGAGGACGGCACGTTCGCCGACGCGGCCGACGAGACGGTCACCCTCCCCGACGCCGCCCACGTCCGCGTCCCGCATCCGATCGACCTCGGGCCCGTCCTGCCCGCCTGGACGGAAGTGTTCGCCGACTACGCGATCGCGCAGCCGTTCCCGCAGCTCGCGCGTCCCGTCCACGCCCTCACCGCCGGCGAGCGGGCGAGCGACCGCCTGGCGCGGTTCGAGGGCGTGCGGGTCCCGGCCGGTGCGGTCGCCGGGCTGCTGAACCGGGGCTGGGAGCGGGGCGACATGGGTGACGCCGGCATCCACGACTGGTTTTCCCGCCGCCTCCCCGGCGGGCGCGGCCTGATGCTCGGCTTCGAACCGGGCATCGCCGTCAGCATGCCCCTCGACGGCCGTTTCCTGACGCTCTCGGGTGTCTCGCTCAACGGCCGGTTCGGCGACCTCGACGCCGTGCTCGTCTCCGAGCTTCTCACCGACCTGCTCCACCTGACCGCTCCTACGAACGGAACGCCCCGATGA